cagcctaaactccatcagccgtcaggggtcagacatcaggtgtcagccctgACCCATATTCCATCAGctgtcaggggtcagacatcaggtgtcagccctcacccatactccatcagccgtcaggggtcagacatcaggtgtcatccctcagcctaaactccatccgctgtcaggggtcagacatcaggtgtcagccctcagcctaaactccatcagccatCAGGGGTCAGACAGAggtgtttgattgggttcaagtcaggactctggctgggccaccacgcaaggacattcacagagttgtctcttagccactcctgttttttcttggctgtgtgcttagggacACTGTCCTGTTGGAAGGTGAACTTTTGGCCCAGTCTGGGGTCTAGGGCacactggatcaggttttcattaagaatagctctgtactttgctccattcagcttttgtCCAACCCTGACTAGTCACCCTGTCCCAgccgctgaaaaacaccccacagcatgatgctaccaacaccatacttcactgtagggatggtattgggcaagtaatgagcagtgcctggtttcctttaGACATGTCAAAAAGTTCAATcgtggtttcatcagaccagagaatctttctTACagtttaaggccccatgcacacgaccgttgttttggtccgcatccgagccgccgtttttgcggcttggatgcggacccattcacttcaatggggccgcaaaagatgcggacccattcacttcaatgaggccacaaaagatgcggacagctttccgtgtgctgtccgcatccgttgctccgttccgtggcccccacccaaaaaaatatagcatgtcctattcttgtccgttttgcggacaagaataggcatttctacacgggcggcttccgttttttgcggatctgcagtttgcggaccgcaaaaaacagcatggtcgtgtgcatgtagtctaagAGTCCTTTAgttgtttgttagtttttttttattccagggGGCttccatgtgtcttttactgaggagaggcttctttctgtccactctgccataaagcccatattggtggaatgctgcagtgatggttgaccttcaaGAAGTtgctcccatctgcacacaggatctttggagctcagccaggccCTTTTCCCCAGATTACTTAGTTTAGTGGAGCagacagctctaggaagagtcctggttgttccaatctTTTTCCATTAAATAATTTTGGAGGCAATTGTGTTCTTGGGAGTTTTCAGAGcagttggaattttttttttttctacccttCCCCAgagctgtgcctccacacaatcctgtctctgagctcggcaggcagttctttccttgtaagggtactttcacactaatgtttttgttttccggtattgagctccgtcacaagggctcaataccagaaaaaaattatcagttttatcctaatgcattctgaatggacagcaatccgttcagtatgcatcagttcagtccctcttacgttttttggccggagaaaataccacagcatgctgcagttttctctctggccaaaaattcctgaacacttgctggaatgccggatccaaaattattttccattaaaatgcattaatgtcggatccgtcccccaagtgttctggaaaaacggatcgggTTTCGCGGTCTGCACattcgcagacctttaaaaatgtgaaaaagataaataccgaaTCTGTTTTTTCTAGATGAccactggaaaaacggatccggtattgcaatgcatttgtcagatggatccggatccggcaggcagttccggtgatggaactgcctgccggaatcctctgccgcaagtgtgaaagtaccctaatccagttacagtatggtggtgttatctggTGTCTCAGTATGATTGTGTTATGCAGAcacagtatggtggtgttatttaGTTACAGTATGCTGGCATTATCCAGTTACAGTATTCTGGTATTATCCACTCacaatatggtggtattatctgcTGTCTCAGTATGATTGTGTTATGCAGACACAGTATGGTAGTGTTGTGCAGTTACTGTATGGCGGTTATCTGTCTAGGTATAGCTGTGttatccagtcacggtatggcggtgtatATAGTAATTTACTATCATCCAGAGATAGGGCTACTCTGTGTATATAGATTCCAGAGTCTGGTACAGTGTACCTGTATACTCCAATACAGCACATGACTCTAGGGGGGGCAAAGTCCACACCACTGAACCCAATAATCAGGCTGGTGTAAATATCATTATGAGAGAAATTTATCAATCATGCAATTGTTAACATTTATGAATGGCTGATCAGTGTAAAAGTCTAGGTTGTCCTCTTACCTGCTGCTGTCAAAATAtgttgggagtggtagttttgcaCCAGCTAGAGCCACGGGTTGGAGATCATTTGTCTATGTCAGATGTTATTGACTAGTATTACGTAACATTTTATTAAACATTCCCACATGACTCCCACAGGAATGAATGGAACATGATTTGTGCCACACTAATGTAAGCAACTAAAGCTGCAGTCAAATACCCAATGTCCCATTAAGATGGAGAAGTGTCTGCTTAGCCAATGCCTGGCTGAGGTGggtcaccactgcggccagtgATCGGCTGAGCAGGCATCTACAGCTTTGGAACAGGAGCGGTAGAGGACTGGTGGGGGCGAGTATCCCTTATTTCTtttagctcagccccattcactttaatacagTGCACATTTTTGCTCGACTGCGCATGCATGTCAATGTCGGCGCAGGAGACAAACAGGGCTGGAcgagtttgcaaaaaaataaaatgaacattTTTTTCAACCCTATAAACATTTTTTGATTTTAATCTTGATCTTCTTATTTTTGTtaaataactgaaaaaaaattcaaGACTATATAGATTGGCAATGCAGGGGTTACTGTACATAgactggcagtgcaggggttatatgtaataacccctgcactgccagtcTTATATATGTGTGTACAGTAGCCCCTGCACTACCAGCCTATGTTTATGTAGCAACCCCACAGTgccagtctatatatatatatatatatagattggcAGTGCAGGAAAAGATGGTGGGGAAAATGACTGACGTGACGTGGTGGGCGGGCAATCGTGCTAGTGACGCCTGGTATTGAAAGTACCGGCTATACAatgcggtcttcattagttaaataagaggcagctgtgggctaattggccaTGCCCTGAACGCCCCATGACTGGGtagtgtggtcgtacccttaaaGTAAACTGCATTCAGTTGCTCagactccctcccccctccccctccatacAATGCAGAACAGGAAGGTAAGATGAAACCACTGCACCGCTTACACAACACACTTATGTGATGTAACATAGCTACATACCAAGACACTTCATTTCttcaagaaaataaataaatcagataaAGGCAGGAGGACATTATTTTCTGAGTCTTTTATTTGCCATTTAGCACTGGGCACATGATTAAGGCACTTTAGGTAATGATCTGGCATCATGCCCAGGTATTGTCTCATTCTTAGTGTTCTGCTGCTGTGTGGCAATAGACAAGTCTGAAAAAAGTAACATTTctgtataaaataaaacaaaaaaacttttctccATCTTGTAGGAATCCATCCATGATGCCCGAATCCTCCTCATTCAGTTTTTTCCTTATTGTCCCTCCAGATGACGTAGTTTAGGGTAGAGGCTAGTGACAACCAGGCAATGTAAGGAAACATTAGGTAAGCGGCCGTCTTGCTGATAGGATACCAGGATGCAGTTGTAAGGACAACCGTACCAGTGAGGAAGACTAGTTCAACAAACCCCTGTACCAAAGAGAAACAAAATTAAAGGGGGATTCCACCAAAACATAGAAGTGTCCCATTTCCTTACTACTGCCCAGTTTATCTGTGCTTATGTTGATACATTATGATCAAACAAGATCTAAATTCAAAGACCTCAAAAGACTACCCATCTTATTATCATTGGGTTATAATATCATTGTGTCTAACTCCTGAAAGTGAATCTCTGGTCGTTTTTAAGGCGAACCTAAACTAACTTGAATATGTGTATCATCAACATGCCTGGTACTCTCCATTCATCCCATGCTGCCTCCATTCTTCTCCTCCTTCAAGATAGCCACCATCTCAGACTTCCCCATGAAGGGCACTGTAGGAAAGTGTAAGGgttgtttcacacgagtggatgtcgtgcgtgacatccgctgcgtgaatgagagccaagacccgatgcggactgcagaagcacggagcattaacatgactgataatgctccgtgcctctctgtgacctgtttactacgaaatcacagtgccCTCTACTAACCAAATATTGAGATGAGAATTTGGGCagtacagtggctcagtggttagcactggtgccttgaagTGCTGGGgtcggggtcctaggtttgaattggGCAATATCTGTATAGAGTTTGTATGTTATCCctgtgtttggtgggtttcctcccacactccaaagacaaacTGCTAGGGAATCTAgactgtgagctccactggggacagagtaatgataatgtctgtaaagagctctgggatatgttggcgctatagaaGCAAGATAAATTTATACAATAGTATCACTTACCCAACCAATTTTATGAGCGCCAAAGAaaatgggagtccaagcccagtTAAGTGCCAGTTGTCCTGCATAAAGTCCTAATGGAACCACAGCATCTTCTGTGAATCCACCCAATTCTTTATAGATCAGGTATGATCcatagcttaaaaaaaaataaagaaaaatcaatACTTTTAGAGGTTTGTCCAGTTTACAAAACCTATTTTTATATACCCTGTTGGGAAATGGAGTTAATAAAGGGGGTCTTCTGTTCAGAATGGCCATTTTTACTCTGGAGGACCCCTCCTGTCCATGAAGGACACAAACAAGCCATGTAATAGATACTGTGGAATGCTTAGCCCCTTCCTGACATGCGCTGCACATGTACAGATGTGCGCATGCCGGGCAattaaagatggcgcctgctcgGCTTTTACACAGCAAACACCTggagctaatgtctgtgattggcgatAACGCCAGATGCAGTGGTCAGTTCTGAACAGTTTGTTGCCCATAGcggccaatcacagcacagctttcatttatcAAGAGCAGAAAacgaaatgaaagctgtgctgtcaCTAGCTGCTATGGGCAAAGACAAGCTGGGGTAACTTGCTATTTGTGAAAGATATTTgttgtaataaaaataaagtggGCACATACCATTTTTGCCACTTTTTTGCTGTTTACACCACTATCAtcacttttaaaaagtgggtgggaaaTTAGTAGTGGTTAGCGGTTTTAATTTTAAGATGAactgattaaaataaataataagcagtgatggccagtttgcattgttcgccagcgaacatatgtgggctgccatcttttttcacaagtccggtgaggcacaggtaagcccttacccgtgcctgtgcgcaagccggtctaaaaaaaaaaaaaaaaaaagtgcagtcaGCGGGAGcaagcagttctgagaacagcccgatgaaggcccccggtggctgttctcggaactgcctgctcccgctgaccgcacttgtttttagaccacagccttcatcgggctgttcttggaactgcctgctcccgatgacttttcagaccggctcgcggcacaggtaagggcttacctgtgccttgccggacttgtgaaaaaagatggcagcctgcatgtgtttgtgggcgaacaatgcgaactggctatCACTGATAATAAGCATACTCTTaatagggtgggggggggtacAAAAGCTGGAGTAACATATTTCCGGAGtagaaaaaaagtcccaaaccctgtgtttgcaattttttaaaagcCACTTGCAACAACTTTTGAAGCAACTGTTATTTCTCTGCTACCCTTGCTACTTTCcagaaaagggggcatggtggaGTTGGGGCTAGTGGGCCTAGCACATcagatgagtgttaccagttgggggtgtatccctgcatagtctgacaccGGCAGCCACTGATTCAACAGTTTCAGACTTCCCCAAATTGGAAACACCCATATGGCCCTTCACTGCAAACAGCTAGTAATTCATTCTTAActactagcaggaataatacagaagTGGGACAACATGAAGTCATAAGAAtacatgctccagaattgttattacaggggggatacaagtagttactaaaacagacatgtcaagtgagttttcccaattttctgttttcattaaaccaaataaaaaaaaataaaaaaatatataaaatctttGTTTTCTCACCATTCTTTAATATGAGATGACATATTAGTATATAGTATGAGCAGAACTGTATTTGCCACTAGGCGGCAGAGGCAGAGTCATTAGAGGCAGagtttgttaagagctcatttgcataccatgtTCCCAGAATTTCAGAGGAGCATTACCTAGCCTAGAACGATCCTGGCTGCAGTGTAAAGTACAGGGAGGgcagagctgcagaggcagaatgtAAATCCCTTTAAATTCTCATGCATGTCCTCTTTATGTTACATACCCCATGGAAGTATATAAGGTGGTCCACACTGGAGCAAACATCCAATTAGGTGGGCGCCATGATGGTTTTACGAGGGTGGTGTACCATGTTTTGACTTCCTTACGGGTAATGAGTCCTCCAAGTATTCCACCCACATGAGGCAGAAGAGAGAGACCAACGGCGGGTGCCCAGGATGGCATTTTACTGCTGAAGAAACAGAAACATTGAATCAGGCACAGTTAAGATATTTCACATTCAACGCTttaaggctacatgtacacgatcgtatgtgttttgcagtccgcaaattgcggatctgcaaaaaacaaaacggatgacatccgtatgccatccatttttattttttttgcggatccattgtaacaatgcctaaaacggacaagaataggacatgttctatattttttttttgcggaccccttgaaatgaatgggtccgcatcctatccgccaaaaaaataaaaacatggaacggacgcggaaacaaaatacgttcgtgtgcatgtagccttagggctcattcacaaacatgtgctgcccgttaccgtattgcggaccgcatttgcagatccgcaatacatgggcaccactacagagtgcttccttcTTTTTGCcgaacggacggatcacggatccgttcaagtgaatgggtccgcgatccccatgcggctgggccacggtcggtgcccgtgcattgcagactgcaatttgcggtccacagcacgggcttcacacgctcgtgtgaacaagcccttaggcacATGACTGAAATTCTCTGAGAAGATGCTACCTCTCTTATGCAGAACCATAAGTACCCAAGGGTAgaaacactgggggagatttattacggCAAAtgaaaactagcttagttgcctatagcaaccattcagatttcaccttttattttttacagatcctttggaaaaaaatgaaaggtggaatctgattggttgtatgggagactaagctagttctactttacaccagttttgataaatgtctacATCCTAGAGTCTTGTTCTGCCCCCCCTACCTCTTTGTAACATAACATTAGCTCAGTAGGGAGGGGGATACATAGATCTGCAGAAGAGCTGTATACACAAGACGGtaggatacagtcatgtgaaaaaattaggacaccctttgaaagcatgtggttttttgtaacatttttaataaaaggttatttcatctccgtttcaacaatacagagagattaaagtaatccgactaaacaaagaaaactgaagaaaagtcttttcaagatcttctgtaaatgtcattctacaaaaatgcctattctaactgaggaaaaagataggacacccttgcccctaatagcgagtgttacctcctttggctgaaataactgcagtgagacggttcttgtagccatctaccagtcttcgacatcggtctgaggaaattttaccccactcctcaatgcagaactttttcagctgtgagatgtttgaggggtttcttgcacgtacagcccttttcaagtcaccccacagcatctcaatgggattcaaatctggactttgacttggccattccaggactctccatttcttctttttcagccaatctttggttgatttactagtatgttttgggtcattgtcatgttgcatggtccagttccgcttcagctttaattttctaactgatggtctcacatgttcttcaagcaccttctgatacacagtagaattcatcgtggattctatgatggtgagctgaccaggtcctgctgcagcaaagcagccccaaaccatgacacttccacctccatgcttcacagttggtatgaggttcttttcttggaatgctgtgtttggtttacgccaaacatgtcctctgctgttgtgtccaaataattcaattttggactcatctgtccaaagaacattattccagaagtcctggtctttgtcaactttatctctggcaaatgtcagtctggcctcgatgtttctcttggaaagcaaaggtttcctccttgcacacctcccatgcaagttaaa
The Bufo gargarizans isolate SCDJY-AF-19 chromosome 2, ASM1485885v1, whole genome shotgun sequence genome window above contains:
- the TSPO gene encoding translocator protein, translating into MPSWAPAVGLSLLPHVGGILGGLITRKEVKTWYTTLVKPSWRPPNWMFAPVWTTLYTSMGYGSYLIYKELGGFTEDAVVPLGLYAGQLALNWAWTPIFFGAHKIGWGFVELVFLTGTVVLTTASWYPISKTAAYLMFPYIAWLSLASTLNYVIWRDNKEKTE